From Methanosarcina lacustris Z-7289, one genomic window encodes:
- a CDS encoding indolepyruvate oxidoreductase subunit beta encodes MSQIEGEKKLDLLITGVGGQGAILASDIIGKAAVVSGLPIRAAETHGMAQRGGSVVNHIRLGTDLGSMIPKKGADVLLALEPMEAVRYLDFLKDGGVIIVNTQPIIPVTVTSGLAKYPDVQEILDVLSEKYIVKAFNADELASEAGSRLAMNVAMVGAVSGYLPIPKEILIESVKALVPQKTIEINVRAFEMGRRKVEES; translated from the coding sequence ATGAGCCAGATTGAAGGAGAGAAGAAACTCGACCTCCTTATCACGGGAGTCGGGGGACAGGGCGCAATCCTTGCGTCGGACATCATCGGAAAAGCCGCAGTCGTTTCAGGGCTCCCTATCAGGGCAGCAGAGACCCACGGCATGGCGCAGCGCGGGGGCTCAGTTGTAAATCACATAAGGCTGGGGACCGATCTCGGTTCGATGATTCCTAAAAAAGGTGCAGACGTCTTGCTTGCCCTTGAACCCATGGAAGCAGTCCGATATCTCGATTTCCTGAAAGACGGGGGAGTAATTATAGTAAACACGCAGCCAATTATTCCTGTGACCGTTACCTCAGGCCTTGCAAAGTACCCTGATGTCCAGGAAATCCTTGATGTCCTTTCTGAAAAATATATAGTTAAAGCCTTCAACGCAGACGAACTGGCTTCTGAAGCGGGGAGCAGGCTTGCAATGAACGTGGCAATGGTAGGAGCAGTCTCTGGTTACCTGCCCATTCCGAAAGAGATTTTGATTGAGAGTGTAAAGGCACTTGTGCCGCAGAAGACGATTGAAATTAATGTCAGGGCTTTTGAAATGGGACGGAGAAAAGTAGAGGAAAGCTAA
- the iorA gene encoding indolepyruvate ferredoxin oxidoreductase subunit alpha has product MTTREYMLGNVAIARGLLEGGVQVATGYPGTPSSEIIDTLAARKDRDYYIEWSVNEKVAMEVAVGAAWAGVRAVVTMKHVGLNVAADPFMTLAYAGTKGGLIAIVADDPSCHSSQNEQDTRRYAQFALVPCFDPSTPQEAKDMLPYAFEFSEKFEIPVIFRPTTRISHGKSDIELGEIPTEKSAPHFEKLLDRWVMLPKNARPRHTHLLSIQQPMEDALAESPWNSLELKPDATFGVIGAGIASVYAKEALQELGLEASFLKIGTYPVPKKLILELLETVNAVLIFEELEPVVEEQVKMIAQEASLPVLIMGKTGGFVPREGELDISAFLEALNKAFDLDIEPQKRSIPLELAPRPPALCAGCSHRATFYSMRKVFGKDAVYPSDIGCYTLGIQSGTVETTLCMGSSISIASGLYHAGEKRPICCSIGDSTFFHTGMNSLLNAVFNKANITVTILDNRITAMTGHQPNPGVGFTVTGEKTVEVSLANLCRAMGAGSVVVVDPYNLEEIQEAFKAAKDFEGTSVVIAKQPCVISEKRAGIRRVPYIVDPEKCEGCKQCVKFGCPAIEFDEENKCAVITALCSGCGVCAQICKFEAIREVKR; this is encoded by the coding sequence ATGACTACACGCGAGTACATGCTTGGAAACGTGGCAATTGCCCGGGGCCTTTTAGAAGGCGGCGTACAGGTGGCTACAGGCTACCCAGGGACTCCTTCTTCGGAGATCATCGATACCCTTGCGGCCCGGAAGGACCGGGACTATTATATCGAATGGTCCGTGAATGAAAAGGTGGCAATGGAAGTGGCAGTCGGAGCCGCCTGGGCAGGAGTCCGGGCTGTCGTGACCATGAAACATGTGGGGTTAAACGTTGCAGCCGACCCCTTCATGACCCTTGCCTATGCAGGGACAAAAGGCGGGCTTATTGCCATCGTGGCTGATGACCCCTCCTGCCATTCATCCCAAAACGAGCAGGATACACGGCGCTATGCCCAGTTTGCCCTTGTGCCCTGTTTTGACCCCTCGACTCCCCAAGAAGCAAAGGATATGCTCCCTTATGCTTTCGAGTTTTCTGAAAAATTTGAAATCCCGGTAATCTTCCGCCCTACAACCCGGATCTCACATGGAAAATCCGATATCGAGCTTGGGGAAATCCCTACAGAAAAATCGGCTCCACATTTTGAAAAACTTCTCGACCGCTGGGTTATGCTGCCCAAGAATGCCCGTCCCCGCCATACCCATCTCCTTTCTATCCAGCAGCCAATGGAAGATGCTCTTGCAGAATCCCCCTGGAACTCCCTGGAACTGAAACCTGATGCAACGTTCGGGGTAATAGGTGCAGGCATTGCATCCGTTTATGCAAAAGAAGCTCTGCAGGAACTCGGGCTTGAAGCTTCCTTCCTGAAAATCGGGACCTATCCTGTCCCGAAAAAGCTTATTCTGGAACTGCTTGAAACCGTAAACGCTGTTCTAATCTTCGAAGAGCTTGAGCCTGTTGTGGAAGAACAGGTAAAGATGATTGCGCAGGAAGCCAGTCTTCCGGTTTTGATCATGGGGAAAACGGGCGGGTTTGTCCCGCGAGAAGGAGAACTGGACATAAGCGCTTTCCTCGAAGCCCTGAACAAAGCTTTTGACCTGGATATCGAACCCCAAAAAAGAAGCATTCCTCTTGAACTTGCCCCCCGCCCCCCTGCTCTCTGTGCCGGCTGCTCTCATCGGGCTACCTTCTATTCCATGAGAAAGGTCTTTGGAAAGGATGCAGTCTACCCGAGTGATATCGGCTGTTACACCCTCGGGATCCAGAGCGGGACTGTTGAAACCACACTCTGTATGGGCTCAAGCATCAGCATAGCTTCCGGGCTTTACCATGCAGGAGAAAAGCGTCCAATCTGCTGTTCTATCGGGGACTCAACCTTTTTCCATACCGGCATGAATTCTCTCCTGAATGCGGTCTTCAACAAAGCCAATATTACGGTTACCATTCTCGACAACCGCATCACGGCCATGACCGGGCACCAGCCAAACCCCGGAGTCGGTTTTACGGTTACCGGAGAGAAAACTGTGGAGGTATCGCTTGCCAACCTCTGCAGGGCTATGGGAGCCGGGTCTGTAGTTGTTGTCGATCCCTACAACCTTGAAGAAATCCAGGAAGCTTTCAAAGCCGCAAAGGACTTTGAAGGCACATCCGTGGTTATTGCAAAACAGCCCTGCGTGATCTCTGAAAAGAGAGCAGGGATCAGGCGGGTCCCGTACATCGTCGACCCTGAAAAATGCGAAGGCTGCAAGCAGTGCGTCAAGTTCGGCTGCCCGGCAATCGAATTTGATGAGGAAAACAAGTGTGCTGTAATTACTGCCCTCTGCAGCGGGTGCGGGGTCTGCGCGCAGATCTGTAAGTTTGAAGCTATCCGGGAAGTGAAGAGATGA
- a CDS encoding transposase translates to MKYRKEVLCDPILIDFLKTKIQNISKTYKVNIFNIECDKDHFHMIFTSQPTLDVPKYINTIKSITSR, encoded by the coding sequence ATAAAATATAGGAAAGAAGTCTTGTGTGATCCTATATTGATTGACTTCCTCAAAACAAAAATCCAGAACATAAGCAAAACATACAAAGTAAATATATTTAATATAGAATGTGATAAAGACCATTTCCATATGATTTTTACTTCACAACCAACTTTAGATGTTCCAAAATATATCAACACTATAAAATCAATAACTTCGAGATAA
- a CDS encoding IS1634 family transposase, with protein sequence MHITTNALDHHGIVCGVFDELEIGSIIDEALPKVGQHKLAHSIVIKAMILNCLGFTDSRLYLYSQYFENLPVERLLGPGVSASDLTDDVLGRTLDKIYEADPTQLFMKLSMKMMEIVNLKVMQLHCDDTNFSVHGDYEPEDGSSAIELTYGHAKDKRYDLKRFSMGMIVNQYGMPLFTQAYSGNSSDKETIVEAMKRLKENIEFPDDVYFIADSSLYSEDNVKALKDMKWITRVPSTINLCKELLTSDLEFKQGEDPRYSFYETMVEYGGIKQKWVGVHSTEMHKRKDITFEKKIKKIVKEAQKDLKELKKIEFACEEDARAALERWKKKKPYCLLGTVDISTISKRENGKKGRPKKGEKLVTHYVVDAKAIRNEELVQHEKKYHGRFIIVSNDLNLDAEEMLEKYKNQSKVEKGFRFIKDKSFRVSEVYLKKPERIEALSMIMVLTLMVYSVAEWKLREKLKETGESIPNQVKKQTQKPTLKWVFMLMRRITEVEVKTKSKTKIQVANLDEIKEKLIRLMGKSCEKYYF encoded by the coding sequence GTTAGCTCATTCAATAGTGATAAAGGCAATGATTCTTAATTGCCTTGGATTCACTGACAGTCGCCTTTACCTGTACTCTCAATATTTTGAAAATCTTCCCGTTGAAAGATTACTTGGTCCTGGAGTTAGTGCATCAGATCTTACTGATGACGTTTTAGGGCGAACTCTTGATAAGATCTACGAAGCAGATCCGACTCAACTGTTCATGAAACTTTCCATGAAAATGATGGAAATTGTGAACCTTAAGGTAATGCAACTTCATTGCGATGATACCAATTTCAGCGTTCATGGAGACTATGAACCTGAAGATGGTAGCTCTGCCATTGAACTCACTTATGGTCATGCAAAAGATAAGAGATATGATTTGAAGCGTTTTTCAATGGGGATGATTGTAAACCAGTATGGAATGCCATTATTTACACAGGCTTATTCTGGAAATTCATCCGACAAAGAAACCATAGTAGAAGCCATGAAACGACTTAAGGAAAACATAGAGTTCCCTGATGATGTTTATTTCATAGCTGATAGCTCTCTGTATTCTGAAGATAATGTCAAAGCATTAAAAGACATGAAATGGATCACTCGTGTTCCCTCAACTATAAATCTTTGTAAAGAGCTACTGACTTCTGATCTTGAGTTTAAACAGGGGGAAGATCCACGCTACTCGTTTTATGAAACGATGGTTGAATATGGTGGCATAAAACAAAAATGGGTAGGTGTTCACTCCACCGAGATGCATAAAAGAAAAGACATTACATTTGAAAAGAAAATAAAAAAGATTGTCAAGGAAGCTCAGAAAGATCTTAAAGAGCTTAAAAAAATAGAGTTTGCATGTGAAGAGGACGCAAGAGCAGCCCTGGAAAGATGGAAGAAGAAGAAACCTTACTGTTTGCTGGGAACAGTTGACATCTCCACAATCTCAAAAAGAGAAAACGGTAAGAAGGGAAGGCCAAAAAAGGGTGAAAAACTTGTCACTCATTATGTTGTGGATGCAAAAGCTATCAGGAATGAAGAACTCGTACAGCATGAAAAAAAGTATCATGGAAGATTTATAATCGTAAGCAATGACCTGAATCTTGATGCTGAAGAGATGCTGGAAAAATACAAAAACCAGAGTAAAGTGGAAAAAGGATTCAGGTTCATAAAGGACAAAAGTTTCAGGGTTTCTGAGGTGTATCTTAAGAAACCCGAAAGAATTGAAGCATTGTCAATGATCATGGTTTTAACTCTGATGGTTTACTCAGTAGCAGAATGGAAGCTGAGAGAAAAACTAAAAGAAACAGGGGAATCAATACCGAACCAGGTTAAAAAACAAACTCAAAAGCCGACATTGAAATGGGTTTTCATGCTGATGAGGAGGATTACGGAAGTGGAAGTAAAAACGAAATCAAAAACAAAAATTCAAGTTGCCAACCTGGATGAGATTAAGGAGAAGTTAATAAGGTTGATGGGAAAGAGTTGTGAAAAATACTATTTTTGA